A stretch of Syntrophaceae bacterium DNA encodes these proteins:
- the hydE gene encoding [FeFe] hydrogenase H-cluster radical SAM maturase HydE gives MSESPDRIAGLIGTARRGESLSREDLTLLLNLADEESLEALGTAADAVRREAVGDAVYLRGIVEFSNFCRQNCLYCGLRRDNRDIIRYRMDEDAVLAAVRRIRDRDIGTVVLQSGEDPAYTRGDLCRIVGRIRNETGLIVTLSVGERPLEDYRAFREAGADRYLLKHETASPDLYRRLRPGCMLEDRLRCLKDLRDLGYEVGTGNMVGLPGQTPEILADDLLLIRSLDADMLGIGPFIPHPGTPLAGAPGGDLKRTLRVLALARLLTRDTNIPATTALGTLHPEGRIRALRAGANIVMPDFTPETLRARYDIYPGKSTVPDGDILMARLREDLVLLERHTGKGPGGRVVPR, from the coding sequence ATGTCTGAATCGCCGGACCGGATCGCCGGGCTGATCGGGACGGCCCGCCGGGGGGAGTCTCTCTCCCGGGAAGACCTGACCCTCCTTCTGAACCTGGCGGACGAGGAGTCCCTGGAGGCGCTCGGCACGGCGGCCGACGCCGTCCGCCGGGAAGCCGTCGGGGATGCCGTCTATCTTCGCGGCATCGTAGAGTTCTCCAATTTCTGCCGGCAGAATTGCCTCTACTGCGGCCTCCGCCGGGACAACCGGGACATCATTCGCTATCGGATGGACGAGGACGCCGTCCTCGCCGCCGTCCGCCGGATCCGGGACAGGGACATCGGCACGGTTGTCCTTCAGTCCGGCGAGGATCCCGCATACACCCGTGGCGACCTGTGCCGCATCGTCGGCCGGATCAGGAACGAGACGGGCCTGATCGTGACGCTCTCGGTGGGAGAGCGGCCCCTGGAAGACTACCGGGCCTTCCGCGAGGCCGGAGCGGACCGGTATCTCCTCAAGCACGAGACGGCCTCTCCGGACCTCTACCGGCGGCTCCGGCCCGGATGCATGCTGGAGGACCGCCTCCGCTGCCTGAAGGACCTCCGGGACCTGGGCTACGAGGTCGGAACGGGGAACATGGTGGGCCTCCCGGGACAGACGCCGGAAATCCTGGCGGACGACCTGCTCCTGATCCGCTCCCTCGATGCGGACATGCTGGGGATCGGCCCCTTCATCCCCCACCCGGGAACGCCCCTCGCCGGCGCGCCGGGAGGCGACCTGAAAAGGACGCTCCGGGTCCTGGCCCTGGCCCGCCTCCTGACCCGGGACACGAATATCCCCGCCACGACGGCCCTGGGGACTCTGCATCCGGAAGGCCGGATCCGGGCCCTCCGGGCGGGAGCCAACATCGTCATGCCCGATTTCACCCCCGAAACCCTCCGTGCCCGGTATGACATCTATCCCGGCAAGTCCACCGTGCCGGACGGGGACATCCTCATGGCGCGCCTGCGGGAAGACCTGGTCCTGCTGGAGCGTCACACGGGCAAGGGGCCGGGCGGACGCGTCGTCCCGCGTTGA
- a CDS encoding ribonucleoside triphosphate reductase produces the protein MRGKIRKRDGRLVKFNAEKITNAIARAGEATGEFDEKAARKLTIRVLNLAEKLYNGNIMTVEDAQDIVEEVLLDSPYRKTAKAYIIYRDQHARLREITQKMEVDLVDQYLKKKDWKINENSNMDYSLQGLNNYISSEVSKVYWLNEIYSPEIRKAHSDGDFHIHDLSLLSVYCVGWDLYDLLLEGFRGVSGKVESRPAKHLRSALGQIVNFFYTLQGEAAGAQAFSNFDTLLAPFIRYDDLEYIEIKQALQEFIFNINVPTRVGFQTPFTNVTLDVTVPRYYADQSVIIGGQPQEDVYGDFQKEMNLFNRAFLEVMAEGDAKGRVFTFPIPTYNVTKNFNWEDPNLASLWEMTAKYGVPYFSNFINSDMNPEDARSMCCRLRIDNRELEKRGGGLFGSNPLTGSIGVITINMPRIGFLSNSEDEYLQRLERLMSVARESLETKRKVLENFTDGNLYPYTRHYLRKIKERFGEYWKNHFSTIGLVGMNEACQNLLGVNLASPEGQRFTKKVLDFMRDRLVHFQRQTGNNYNLESTPAEGTSYRLAKIDKEKYPEILCANEDRIREEKAEPFYTNSTQLPVNYTDDIFEALDLQDEIQSKYTGGTVFHTFAGERVDDPEAVKSLVRKVCTRYHLPYMTFTPTFSICPSHGYLKGEMEECPECQSPCEIYSRVVGYLRPVQQWNKGKQAEFQLRREYGF, from the coding sequence ATGCGTGGAAAGATCAGGAAACGGGACGGGCGGCTCGTCAAGTTCAACGCCGAGAAGATTACGAACGCCATCGCCAGGGCCGGGGAGGCGACGGGGGAATTCGACGAGAAGGCAGCCCGAAAGCTCACCATCCGGGTCCTCAACCTGGCGGAAAAACTCTACAACGGCAACATCATGACCGTGGAGGACGCCCAGGACATCGTAGAGGAAGTACTCCTCGATTCCCCCTACCGCAAGACAGCCAAGGCCTACATCATCTACCGGGACCAGCACGCCCGGTTGCGGGAAATCACCCAGAAGATGGAGGTGGACCTGGTCGACCAATACCTCAAGAAGAAGGACTGGAAGATAAACGAAAACAGCAATATGGACTATTCCCTCCAGGGGCTCAACAACTACATCTCTTCGGAAGTGAGCAAGGTCTACTGGCTGAACGAGATCTATTCCCCGGAGATCCGCAAGGCCCATTCGGACGGAGATTTCCACATCCACGACCTCTCCCTCCTGTCGGTCTACTGCGTCGGCTGGGATCTCTACGACCTGCTCCTGGAAGGCTTCCGCGGCGTCTCCGGGAAGGTCGAGAGCCGGCCCGCCAAGCATCTCAGGAGTGCCCTGGGACAGATCGTCAATTTCTTCTACACCCTCCAGGGCGAGGCGGCGGGTGCCCAGGCCTTTTCCAACTTCGACACCCTGCTGGCGCCCTTCATCCGGTACGACGACCTCGAATACATCGAGATCAAGCAGGCCCTCCAGGAATTCATCTTCAACATCAACGTTCCGACCCGGGTCGGCTTCCAGACGCCCTTCACGAACGTCACCCTCGACGTGACGGTGCCCCGGTACTACGCGGATCAGTCCGTCATCATCGGCGGCCAGCCCCAGGAAGACGTCTACGGAGACTTTCAGAAGGAAATGAATCTCTTCAACCGCGCGTTCCTGGAGGTGATGGCGGAAGGGGACGCGAAGGGAAGGGTCTTCACGTTTCCCATCCCGACCTACAACGTCACCAAGAATTTCAACTGGGAAGACCCGAACCTCGCCAGTCTCTGGGAGATGACGGCCAAGTACGGCGTTCCCTACTTCTCCAACTTCATCAACTCCGACATGAATCCGGAGGATGCCCGAAGCATGTGCTGCCGGCTCCGCATCGACAACCGCGAGCTGGAAAAGCGGGGCGGCGGTCTGTTCGGCTCCAACCCCCTGACGGGCTCCATCGGCGTCATTACCATCAACATGCCCCGGATCGGTTTCCTGTCCAATTCGGAGGACGAGTACCTCCAGCGCCTGGAGCGGCTGATGAGCGTAGCCCGGGAGAGCCTGGAGACGAAGCGCAAGGTCCTGGAGAACTTTACCGACGGGAACCTTTACCCCTACACGAGGCACTATCTGCGCAAGATCAAGGAGCGCTTCGGCGAATACTGGAAGAACCACTTTTCCACCATCGGCCTGGTGGGGATGAACGAGGCCTGCCAGAACCTGCTGGGCGTAAACCTGGCCAGTCCCGAGGGCCAGCGGTTCACGAAGAAGGTCCTCGACTTCATGCGGGACCGGCTGGTCCACTTCCAGCGCCAGACGGGAAACAACTACAACCTGGAATCCACCCCCGCCGAGGGGACCAGCTACCGGCTGGCCAAGATCGACAAGGAAAAATATCCCGAGATCCTCTGTGCCAACGAGGACCGCATCCGGGAGGAGAAGGCGGAGCCCTTCTATACGAATTCGACCCAGTTGCCGGTGAATTACACCGACGACATCTTCGAGGCCCTGGACCTGCAGGACGAGATTCAGTCGAAGTACACCGGGGGCACCGTCTTCCATACGTTTGCCGGGGAGCGTGTCGATGACCCCGAAGCGGTCAAGAGCCTCGTCCGGAAGGTCTGCACCCGCTATCACCTTCCGTACATGACCTTTACACCCACCTTCAGCATCTGCCCGTCCCACGGATATCTGAAGGGGGAGATGGAGGAATGCCCGGAATGCCAGTCGCCCTGCGAGATTTACTCCCGGGTGGTGGGATACCTGCGGCCGGTCCAGCAGTGGAACAAGGGAAAACAGGCGGAGTTCCAGCTGAGAAGGGAATACGGGTTCTGA
- a CDS encoding HD domain-containing protein: MNETSERKPEIRFTAYPQLNHLLNHLVAEVQDFTEAQLGLIRRLTQIGSALSAERNLGKLLEMIIDEAREFTTADGGTLYIMSDDEKELQFAIVQNGTLDVRMGGTGDRITWPAVPLHCPDGSENFSNVSAFVALTGKAVNIPDVYHAEGFNFEGTKKFDERTGYRSKSMLVLPMRNHENDIIGVLQLLNPRDPETGETIPFSKESQEMTESLASQAAVALTNNRLIGDLEELLESFIRTIGSAIDEKSPYTGGHIRRVAELTMDIAERINATTQPPYDNYHLNSDEMRELRLAAWLHDVGKITTPEHVVDKATKLQTICDRIDLLKARVEIIKKNHIIDVLRRKSRGDGAGGKLPDEDYEDDFTRNLDEDLKFLETTNLGGEFLPDDKVKRLKELTETKYCLNGEELPVLTEDECANLSIRRGTLNDAEREIINNHTVVTFKMLSQLPFPKKLKHVPEYASSHHERLDGTGYPLGLKEAEIPIQARILALADVFEALTARDRPYTKGKTLAEALKIVGFMVKDRHIDGDIFDLFVREKLYSAYIRREAPHLLAELDGGESGLS; this comes from the coding sequence ATGAACGAGACAAGCGAACGGAAGCCCGAAATCCGGTTCACTGCCTATCCCCAGTTGAACCACCTGCTGAACCATCTCGTTGCGGAAGTCCAGGACTTCACCGAGGCCCAGCTTGGCCTGATACGCCGTCTTACCCAGATCGGCTCGGCCCTCTCGGCGGAGCGGAACCTGGGGAAGCTCCTGGAGATGATCATCGACGAGGCCCGGGAGTTCACCACCGCCGACGGCGGGACGCTCTACATCATGTCCGACGACGAGAAGGAGCTCCAGTTTGCCATCGTCCAGAACGGAACGCTGGATGTCCGCATGGGTGGAACCGGGGACCGGATCACCTGGCCTGCCGTTCCGCTTCACTGCCCTGACGGATCGGAGAATTTCTCGAACGTCTCCGCCTTCGTGGCTCTGACGGGCAAGGCGGTGAACATCCCCGACGTCTACCATGCCGAGGGGTTCAACTTCGAGGGGACGAAAAAATTCGACGAGCGGACGGGGTACCGGTCCAAGTCCATGCTTGTCCTTCCCATGCGCAACCATGAGAACGACATCATCGGCGTTCTGCAGCTCCTCAACCCCCGCGACCCCGAGACGGGCGAAACGATTCCGTTCAGCAAGGAGAGCCAGGAAATGACGGAATCCCTGGCCTCTCAGGCCGCCGTGGCGCTCACCAACAACCGCCTCATCGGCGACCTGGAAGAACTCCTCGAATCCTTCATCCGGACCATCGGCAGCGCCATCGACGAAAAATCGCCCTATACGGGCGGCCACATCCGGCGCGTCGCCGAGCTGACCATGGACATCGCCGAGCGGATCAACGCAACAACGCAACCGCCATATGACAATTACCACCTGAACAGCGACGAGATGCGGGAACTTCGGCTCGCGGCGTGGCTACACGACGTGGGCAAGATCACGACGCCGGAGCATGTCGTGGACAAGGCCACGAAACTGCAGACGATCTGCGACCGGATCGATCTCCTGAAGGCCCGCGTCGAGATCATCAAGAAGAACCACATCATTGATGTTCTTCGGCGGAAGTCGCGTGGTGACGGCGCCGGAGGGAAACTGCCGGATGAGGATTACGAAGATGACTTTACCCGGAATCTTGACGAAGACCTGAAATTTCTGGAGACGACCAATCTGGGCGGAGAATTCCTGCCGGACGACAAGGTGAAGCGGCTGAAGGAACTGACGGAAACGAAGTATTGCCTCAACGGCGAGGAACTGCCGGTCCTGACGGAGGACGAGTGTGCCAACCTCAGCATCCGCCGGGGCACCCTGAACGATGCGGAGCGGGAAATCATCAACAACCACACGGTTGTGACCTTCAAAATGCTCTCCCAACTGCCGTTCCCGAAGAAGCTCAAACACGTGCCGGAATATGCATCGTCCCACCATGAGCGCCTCGACGGCACCGGCTACCCGCTGGGTCTCAAAGAGGCCGAGATACCCATCCAGGCCCGCATCCTGGCCCTGGCGGACGTCTTCGAGGCCCTGACGGCCCGGGACAGGCCCTACACAAAGGGCAAGACCCTGGCGGAAGCCCTCAAGATCGTGGGGTTCATGGTGAAGGACCGGCACATCGACGGGGATATTTTCGATCTGTTCGTGCGGGAGAAGCTTTACTCGGCTTACATCCGCCGGGAGGCTCCCCACCTCTTGGCGGAATTGGATGGCGGCGAGTCAGGGTTGTCCTGA
- a CDS encoding pyridoxal phosphate-dependent aminotransferase → MAISRKIQSFISQSSWIRKMFEEGVRLRQIHGAENVFDFSLGNPNVDPPAVFKEELRRLAAQETEGMHGYMPNAGYPDTRRAVADHLSGIHGVALTADHLVMTAGAGGALNVILKSLLDPGDEVVVPTPFFVEYRFYADNAGGVLKLVPTRPDFSLDLDALSEAITDKTKVVLINSPNNPTGRVYDKASIDALAGMLAEKSRLLGKTIYLVSDEPYRELVYDGVKVPSILAAYGNSLVASSYSKNLSLPGERIGYIAVNPSAEPMEDLLGALVLCNRILGFVNAPALMQRVISRLQGIQVDADIYRKKRDLLYEGLVKAGYEVTKPEGAFYLFPRSPIEDDVAFVRALQAKRILTVPGSGFGGPGHFRIAYCVDDRTILGALEGFAEVRREYR, encoded by the coding sequence ATGGCCATCTCCCGGAAGATCCAATCCTTCATTTCCCAGTCTTCCTGGATCCGCAAAATGTTCGAGGAGGGTGTCCGCCTCAGGCAGATCCATGGCGCCGAAAACGTCTTCGACTTCAGCCTCGGGAACCCGAACGTGGACCCCCCGGCGGTCTTCAAGGAAGAACTGAGGCGGCTGGCCGCCCAGGAAACAGAGGGAATGCATGGCTACATGCCCAACGCGGGCTACCCGGATACCCGCCGGGCTGTTGCAGACCATCTCTCCGGGATTCACGGCGTCGCGCTGACGGCGGATCACCTCGTCATGACCGCCGGGGCCGGCGGAGCACTCAATGTCATCCTGAAGTCGCTCCTGGATCCGGGGGACGAGGTCGTCGTCCCGACCCCCTTCTTCGTGGAATATCGTTTCTACGCGGACAACGCCGGCGGCGTCCTGAAGCTCGTCCCGACGCGGCCGGACTTTTCCCTCGACCTGGATGCCCTGTCCGAGGCCATCACCGACAAGACGAAGGTCGTCCTCATCAATTCACCCAACAACCCGACAGGGCGCGTTTATGACAAGGCCTCCATCGACGCGCTTGCAGGAATGCTGGCGGAGAAAAGCCGGCTTCTTGGAAAGACGATCTACCTGGTATCCGACGAGCCCTACCGGGAACTGGTATACGATGGCGTGAAAGTTCCCAGCATTCTGGCGGCCTACGGAAACAGTCTCGTGGCTTCCTCCTACTCGAAGAACCTGTCCCTGCCGGGGGAACGGATCGGCTACATCGCCGTCAACCCTTCCGCCGAGCCGATGGAGGATCTCCTGGGAGCCCTGGTCCTGTGCAACCGCATCCTCGGTTTCGTCAACGCGCCGGCCCTGATGCAGCGGGTGATCAGCCGCCTCCAGGGCATTCAGGTGGACGCGGACATCTACAGGAAGAAACGGGACCTCCTGTACGAGGGGCTCGTCAAGGCCGGCTATGAGGTGACGAAACCGGAGGGGGCCTTCTATCTTTTCCCCCGCAGCCCCATCGAGGACGACGTGGCCTTCGTGCGGGCCCTGCAGGCGAAGCGGATCCTGACCGTGCCCGGAAGCGGTTTCGGCGGTCCGGGGCATTTCCGCATCGCCTACTGCGTCGACGACCGGACCATCCTGGGAGCCCTTGAAGGGTTCGCCGAGGTCCGGCGCGAGTATCGCTGA
- a CDS encoding CopG family transcriptional regulator: protein MNRRIGTITIIITNRADQANRINAILSEHGEAVIGRMGLPYPPKGLHIISLIVHATTDEIGSLTGKLGALEGVQVKSALTKA from the coding sequence ATGAACCGTCGCATCGGAACCATCACCATCATCATCACGAACCGGGCCGACCAGGCCAACCGGATCAACGCCATCCTGAGCGAGCACGGCGAGGCCGTCATCGGCCGGATGGGGCTGCCCTACCCGCCCAAGGGCCTTCACATCATCTCGCTCATCGTTCACGCCACCACCGACGAGATCGGCTCCCTGACGGGAAAGCTGGGCGCCCTGGAGGGCGTGCAGGTGAAGTCGGCCCTGACCAAAGCATAG
- a CDS encoding anaerobic ribonucleoside-triphosphate reductase activating protein, translating to MKIGGFQKVSLIDYPGRISAVVFTQGCNFRCPFCHNPELVDPGRFEPLLDEAEILGFLAKRRGKLDGVSITGGEPTLQPDLAAFAGCLKEMDFLVKIDTNGSRPEVLKELVERRLIDFLAMDVKGPLKKYDALTGVGDSSRGIRESIALIVASGLPCEFRTTVVPSLLAERDFREIGKLVENAPRFVLQRYARTKQLDPAVPPPGAEPPDLEKCAEILKQHVSRVRIR from the coding sequence ATGAAAATCGGTGGTTTTCAGAAGGTTTCCCTGATCGATTATCCCGGGCGGATCAGCGCCGTCGTATTCACCCAGGGGTGCAACTTCCGCTGTCCCTTCTGCCACAACCCGGAGCTGGTCGATCCCGGACGGTTTGAACCGCTCCTGGACGAGGCGGAGATCCTCGGTTTCCTGGCAAAGCGGCGGGGTAAGCTCGACGGAGTGTCCATCACCGGCGGCGAGCCGACCCTCCAGCCGGACCTTGCGGCGTTTGCCGGGTGCCTGAAAGAAATGGACTTCCTGGTGAAGATCGACACCAACGGCTCCCGGCCGGAGGTCCTGAAGGAGCTGGTCGAACGGCGGCTGATCGATTTCCTGGCCATGGACGTCAAGGGCCCCCTGAAAAAATATGACGCCCTGACGGGCGTCGGTGACAGCAGCCGGGGGATCCGGGAAAGCATCGCCCTCATCGTGGCCTCCGGTCTTCCCTGCGAATTCCGCACCACCGTCGTTCCCTCTCTCCTCGCTGAGCGGGATTTCCGGGAGATCGGGAAACTCGTGGAGAACGCCCCCCGTTTTGTGCTACAGAGATACGCGCGAACGAAACAGCTCGATCCCGCTGTTCCTCCCCCCGGAGCCGAACCGCCGGACCTGGAGAAATGTGCGGAGATCCTGAAACAGCATGTATCCCGGGTCCGGATCCGTTGA
- a CDS encoding adenylate kinase codes for MNILIFGPNGSGKGTQGAIVQKKFGVPHIETGVIFRQNIKGGTELGMKAKAFIDKGELVPDEITVPMILSRLQEDDCKKGWLLDGFPRNLAQAEALWKALQAAGMKLDFVIEILLDRKIAKQRIMGRRLCANDNNHPNNIFIDAIKPAEKDGKPVCRVCGCETLTARADDQDEDAIDKRHGIYYDTKTGSLAAVNYFKERTKVIGVDGTAGVKEVSEDLLKKLA; via the coding sequence ATGAACATTCTTATTTTCGGACCCAACGGCAGCGGCAAGGGCACCCAGGGCGCCATCGTCCAGAAGAAGTTCGGCGTGCCCCACATCGAGACGGGCGTTATCTTCCGCCAGAACATCAAGGGGGGAACGGAACTGGGCATGAAGGCGAAGGCCTTCATCGACAAGGGCGAACTGGTCCCCGACGAGATCACCGTTCCCATGATCCTGAGCCGGCTGCAGGAAGACGACTGCAAGAAGGGCTGGCTGCTGGACGGCTTCCCGAGGAACCTGGCCCAGGCGGAGGCCCTCTGGAAGGCCCTGCAGGCGGCGGGCATGAAGCTCGACTTCGTCATCGAGATCCTCTTGGACAGGAAGATCGCCAAACAGCGCATCATGGGCCGGAGGCTCTGCGCCAATGACAACAACCATCCCAACAACATCTTCATCGACGCGATCAAGCCGGCGGAAAAAGACGGCAAGCCGGTGTGCCGGGTCTGCGGCTGCGAGACCCTGACGGCCCGGGCCGACGACCAGGACGAGGACGCCATCGACAAGCGTCACGGCATCTACTACGACACGAAGACCGGCTCCCTGGCGGCGGTTAACTATTTCAAGGAGCGCACGAAGGTCATCGGAGTGGACGGGACGGCCGGCGTCAAGGAAGTATCCGAAGACCTGCTCAAAAAGCTGGCGTAA
- a CDS encoding zinc ribbon domain-containing protein gives MPIYEYECKKCKDRFELLVRSSDREADLACPSCRSKRIHKLMSASAGGKSGCSSCAATSCSPG, from the coding sequence ATGCCCATCTACGAATACGAATGCAAAAAATGCAAGGATCGCTTTGAACTCCTGGTCCGTTCGAGCGACAGGGAAGCGGATCTTGCCTGCCCGTCCTGCCGGTCGAAGCGGATCCATAAGCTCATGTCCGCTTCCGCCGGAGGAAAATCGGGGTGCTCTTCCTGTGCCGCAACCTCCTGCAGCCCCGGCTGA
- the hydG gene encoding [FeFe] hydrogenase H-cluster radical SAM maturase HydG, with translation MTADFIDDGKIERLLDESKNPSRRRVEELIEKAKKLQGLTPEETAVLLQTEDPELLAEIGRTARQIKRDIYGNRLVLFAPLYIANFCSNNCLYCGFRKDNKDLKRVALSLEQIASEVSVLEREGHKRLLMLCGEHPGRSSLDYFVEAIETAYSVKTEKGGEIRRINVEIAPLEVEEFRRLKAAKIGTYVLFQETYHHGTYRRMHPSGPKKDYVRRLTAMHRAQEGGIDDVGIGALFGLYDYKFEVLGLLFHALQLERDCGVGPHTISIPRLEPALNAPAAIKPPHPVSDEEFKKLVAVIRMAVPYTGMILSTRETAALRSEVFDLGISQISAGSRTNPGGYREDSSEGFRAAQFNLGDTRTLDEVILDISTHGHIPSFCTACYRLGRTGADFMDLAKPGLIQKFCRTNAILTYKEYLQDYASPETKAVGDALIDRLLAETKSSRQRENLEKRLRKIEEGQRDLYV, from the coding sequence ATGACCGCAGATTTCATCGACGACGGAAAGATCGAGCGACTGCTTGACGAATCGAAGAACCCGTCCCGTCGGCGGGTTGAGGAACTGATTGAAAAAGCGAAGAAGCTGCAAGGCTTGACGCCGGAGGAGACGGCCGTTCTCCTGCAGACGGAGGACCCGGAGCTCCTGGCCGAAATCGGTCGGACGGCCCGGCAGATCAAGCGGGACATCTACGGGAACCGCCTGGTTCTTTTCGCCCCCCTCTACATCGCGAACTTCTGCAGCAACAACTGCCTCTACTGCGGATTCCGCAAGGACAACAAGGACCTCAAGCGCGTGGCCCTCTCCCTGGAGCAGATTGCAAGCGAAGTAAGCGTCCTGGAGCGGGAGGGGCACAAGCGGCTCCTGATGCTCTGCGGCGAGCACCCCGGCCGATCCAGCCTGGACTACTTCGTTGAGGCCATTGAAACGGCCTATTCCGTGAAGACGGAGAAGGGCGGAGAGATCCGGCGAATCAATGTGGAGATCGCCCCGCTGGAAGTCGAGGAGTTCCGGCGGCTCAAGGCGGCGAAGATCGGGACCTACGTCCTGTTCCAGGAAACCTATCACCACGGGACGTACCGCCGGATGCACCCCAGCGGCCCCAAGAAAGACTACGTCCGGCGGCTGACGGCCATGCACCGGGCCCAGGAGGGCGGCATCGACGACGTGGGCATCGGAGCCCTCTTCGGCCTCTACGATTACAAGTTCGAGGTCCTCGGGCTCCTCTTCCACGCCCTGCAGCTCGAGCGGGACTGCGGCGTGGGCCCCCACACCATCTCGATTCCACGGCTGGAGCCGGCCCTCAACGCGCCGGCGGCTATCAAGCCGCCCCACCCGGTCTCCGACGAGGAATTCAAGAAACTCGTGGCGGTGATCCGCATGGCCGTCCCCTACACGGGAATGATCCTCTCCACCCGCGAGACAGCAGCCCTCCGGAGCGAGGTTTTCGACCTGGGGATTTCCCAGATCAGCGCGGGATCCCGGACGAATCCGGGAGGCTACCGGGAGGATTCCAGCGAGGGGTTCCGGGCGGCCCAATTCAACCTGGGGGACACGCGGACCCTCGACGAGGTGATCCTCGACATCAGCACCCACGGGCACATTCCCAGCTTCTGCACCGCCTGCTACCGGCTGGGCCGGACGGGGGCGGATTTCATGGACCTGGCAAAACCGGGGCTGATCCAGAAGTTCTGCCGAACCAATGCCATCCTCACCTACAAGGAATACCTGCAGGACTACGCATCTCCGGAGACCAAGGCCGTGGGCGACGCCCTGATCGACCGTCTCCTGGCGGAGACGAAAAGCAGCCGCCAGCGTGAAAATCTGGAGAAACGCCTGCGGAAGATCGAGGAAGGGCAGCGGGATCTCTATGTCTGA
- a CDS encoding M48 family metalloprotease, translating into MKHRSGLTVPMICLIVCFAITTAGTARAAFTLEDERKVGREFYEKMEKSNALYKEKRVQSYITELGNSILSHSNKAPFDFHFSVYKDSAINAFATPGGYVYVSRGLIAIAEDEAQLASVMAHEIAHVNARHIARIIEKSTKVNVAALAAILAGAFLGGGSDLAAGAMAFSLAAATTLNLKYSREHEEEADRLGLSYLISTGYDGQGSVEMLRLMRRYEYYSSTIPSYFKTHPGTDDRIHYLDGMLQTVYRKQQGKDNLSKRFDRIRIEMALSRPDAQANYAYFRDRVKKNPASLDDRLGLAVSLERTGRVAEALEIFHKILQEAPNDADILRETGIVYVKTGRTQAAIEPLRKALQLDRDDRETLLYLGRAYGTMENYEAAVDLYRRLENDPPQEADILYNMAMAYGRTGRTGDYHYFYGLFLKKNGRKDNALYHLEEARKLLGRDPEKSRRVQKAIDSLKKGQDNPDSPPSNSAKRWGASRRM; encoded by the coding sequence ATGAAACACCGTTCCGGTCTGACCGTTCCGATGATCTGTCTGATCGTCTGCTTTGCGATTACGACCGCCGGCACCGCCCGGGCCGCCTTCACCCTGGAGGACGAGCGGAAAGTGGGACGTGAATTCTACGAAAAGATGGAAAAGAGCAACGCCCTGTACAAGGAAAAGCGCGTCCAGTCCTACATAACAGAGTTGGGCAACAGCATCCTTTCGCACAGCAACAAGGCTCCCTTTGACTTCCATTTCTCCGTCTACAAGGACTCTGCCATCAACGCTTTTGCAACGCCCGGGGGATATGTCTACGTTTCCCGGGGTCTCATCGCCATCGCAGAGGACGAGGCCCAACTGGCCAGTGTCATGGCCCATGAAATCGCCCATGTGAACGCCCGTCACATCGCCAGGATCATCGAGAAATCAACGAAGGTGAACGTGGCCGCCTTGGCGGCCATTCTTGCCGGGGCGTTCCTGGGCGGAGGCAGCGACCTGGCCGCCGGGGCCATGGCCTTCTCCCTGGCCGCCGCCACAACCCTCAACCTGAAATACAGCCGGGAGCACGAGGAAGAAGCGGACCGCCTTGGACTTTCATACCTTATTTCAACAGGATACGATGGCCAGGGTTCGGTCGAAATGCTGCGCCTGATGCGGCGATACGAATACTACTCGAGCACCATCCCCTCGTATTTCAAAACCCACCCGGGAACGGACGACCGGATCCACTACCTCGACGGCATGCTTCAGACGGTTTACCGGAAGCAGCAGGGTAAGGACAACCTCTCGAAGCGGTTCGACAGAATCAGGATCGAGATGGCCCTGTCCAGGCCGGACGCGCAGGCGAATTACGCCTATTTCCGGGACCGGGTTAAGAAGAATCCGGCTTCCCTGGACGACCGGCTTGGCCTGGCGGTCTCCCTGGAAAGAACCGGCCGCGTTGCCGAGGCCCTGGAGATCTTTCACAAGATCCTGCAGGAAGCCCCGAACGACGCGGATATCCTGAGAGAAACCGGTATCGTCTATGTAAAGACCGGACGGACACAGGCGGCCATCGAACCGCTGCGGAAGGCCCTGCAGCTTGACCGGGACGACAGGGAAACCCTGCTCTACCTGGGAAGGGCCTACGGGACGATGGAAAATTATGAAGCCGCCGTAGACCTGTACCGGCGGCTGGAAAACGATCCTCCCCAGGAAGCGGACATCCTCTACAATATGGCCATGGCCTATGGCAGAACGGGCCGTACCGGGGACTACCACTATTTTTACGGCCTGTTCCTGAAGAAAAACGGCCGAAAGGACAACGCCCTCTACCACCTTGAAGAGGCCCGAAAGCTTCTTGGGCGGGACCCGGAAAAGTCCCGGCGCGTCCAGAAGGCAATCGATTCCCTCAAGAAGGGTCAGGACAACCCTGACTCGCCGCCATCCAATTCCGCCAAGAGGTGGGGAGCCTCCCGGCGGATGTAA